The following proteins come from a genomic window of Ailuropoda melanoleuca isolate Jingjing chromosome 2, ASM200744v2, whole genome shotgun sequence:
- the KIAA0754 gene encoding LOW QUALITY PROTEIN: uncharacterized protein KIAA0754 homolog (The sequence of the model RefSeq protein was modified relative to this genomic sequence to represent the inferred CDS: deleted 1 base in 1 codon), translating to MGKPLSRPDCLRQNPTCLGKGEEEDGYIEDCYVPQRSIYDTMRINEQIDQGSKLNQTSKSTMEKVEGSTVSSNGTLGAASNVFESRAPEGKKLDERIIFDALKLSSDVQKSAPVPPRRRPNAERKDNVNRRSWKSFMPPNFPEFAERIEASLSEVSEAGASNPSLQEKKESSSALTESSGHLDHREPQSESVTLEHVSKSIETPEVQDMKILSGECQDFRSQPHGERSPHEFQPLESEAAAASGNTDVMQEHRFSSATWPRATKSLAKGGFSEKQHPLGDTACTVEMPPLSPCLSEELLDPELHIFITPSLREKTESELKFEEDERWIMMEAEEEWEEEKLSERGKIFLTADEKKTSLADIFEEGEQANTVAVAEDGASCSAAVLSTFDHLALGQIGCSEDLQSDKNYLASVLEDIPLDYSCGLTGESAVGELTNRTAQGLEGLVSNLECTVGPSDSEQLSDTDSVQMFLELEKECLCEEGVTPLAELENQASSEGLAPSQAAENALVISHFPGAALEEEHIGLLDVRVKDSDTGLNYEYFNALDSSQVPDAMELIVYSNTKRDTSIASEEEREKVPSSPKTAGEFKFRHPADLESLGKLDPGGLPNSDHRASQEDNLLGFVAELAKENGSLSQVDCSPSEGNVDEYVERVPLNCAFSYELTDVTSGSEVEVFSYGSHLLTDEIHLESEKGAINQENSSLTSLGNVDPCELSKDKVCDEDGEGQELSYEDKLLEDQAPAHVHRAFPEQIFQDFQKSAESDTLNLPLLVGGLGHSRGGVEAVNDSKPKLNVASSEGEETEMRDSESLLSIFLEEQVTEASSTERVLEEWIPVPRKPAPAAAVPTPEDALDAAVLVPAAHVPVAAALAPEGAAGTAAVPFPEADVPVVPGAAIEAHVPVVSVVTVEKDVPAAAPAVAVPASEGTAPAAAVPTARDDIPEGSVTPAAAVPTPEDPVTPAVRVPTPEDPVTLADRVPTPEEPVTPASVVPTPEDPVTPAVRVPTPEVPVTLADRVPTPEEPVTPASVVPTPEEPVTPAVRVPTPEVPVTLADRVPTPEEPVTPASVVPTPEEPVTPAVRVPTPEVPVTLADRVPTPEEPVTPASVVPTPEEPVTPAVRVPTPEVPVTLADRVPTPEEPVTPASVVPTPEEPVTPAVRVPTPEVPVTLADRVPTPEEPVTPASVVPTPEEPVTPAVRVPTPEVPVTLADRVPTPEEPVTPASVVPTPEEPVTPAAAVPTATDDIPEGSVTPAAAVPTPEDPVTPEEPVTPAAAVPTPEDPVTPAVRVPTPEDPVTLADRVPTPEEPVTPASVVPTPEDPVTPAVRVPTPEDPVTLADRVPTPEEPVTPASVVPTPEDPVTPAVRVPTPEDPVTLADRVPTPEEPVTPASVVPTPEDPVTPAVRVPTPEDPVTLADRVPTPEEPVTPASVVPTPEDPVTPAVRVPTPEDPVTLADRVPTPEEPVTPASVVPTPEDPVTPAVRVPTPEVPVTLADRVPTPEEPVTPASVVPTPEEPVTPAAAVPTATDDIPEGSVTPAAAVPTPEDPVTPEEPVTPAAAVPTPEEPVTPADRVPTPEEPVTPAAAVPTPEEPAAPADRAPTPEEPITPADRAPTPEEPITPADRAPTPEEPITPAVRAPTPEAPAAPAAAVPAVEEVFPAGVPFLGDTAHTDPVPISEEGAPVLEEASPARMWIKEDLDSPGFGIKEVTGTGLHGKVPLAATDGLNSNEVIVAHFVGKGSGE from the exons ATGGGTAAGCCACTCAGCAGACCAGACTGTTTAAGGCAGAACCCCACCTgcctggggaaaggagaggaagaggatggCTATATAGAGGATTGTTATGTTCCACAACGATCTATATATGATACAATGAGGATAAATGAACAAATTGACCAGGGGTCAAAGCTTAATCAGACATCGAAAAGCACCATGGAAAAGGTGGAAGGAAGTACCGTATCCAGCAATGGTACGTTAGGGGCAGCATCTAATGTGTTTGAATCTAGAGCCCCAGAAGGCAAAAAGCTGgatgaaagaataatttttgatGCACTAAAGTTAAGCAGTGATGTGCAGAAGTCAGCACCCGTGCCACCCAGAAGGCGACCAAATGCAGAACGCAAAGACAATGTTAACAGGAGATCATGGAAGTCCTTCATGCCACCTAATTTCCCAGAATTTGCAGAAAGGATAGAAGCTTCTCTCAGTGAGGTTTCGGAAGCTGGTGCTTCAAATCCTTCGTTGCAAGAGAAGAAGGAATCCAGTTCTGCATTAACAGAAAGTTCTGGTCATTTGGACCACAGGGAACCTCAGTCAGAGTCAGTGACTCTGGAACATGTGTCCAAATCCATAGAGACTCCAGAAGTGCAGGATATGAAAATTTTAAGCGGAGAGTGCCAAGACTTCAGATCGCAGCCGCACGGTGAGCGTTCTCCCCATGAATTCCAGCCTTTAGAATCAGAAGCTGCAGCAGCAAGTGGTAACACAGATGTAATGCAGGAACACAGATTCTCAAGTGCAACCTGGCCCAGAGCCACGAAAAGTTTAGCTAAGGGAGGCTTCAGTGAGAAGCAGCACCCCCTTGGGGACACAGCCTGCACTGTGGAAATGCCACCTCTCTCCCCTTGCCTGAGTGAAGAGCTGTTGGATCCAGAATTACATATTTTCATAACTCCCAGcctgagagagaaaacagagtctGAGCTAAAGTTTGAGGAGGATGAGCGGTGGATCATGATGGAGGctgaggaggagtgggaggaagagaagctGTCAGAGAGAGGAAAGATTTTTCTAACGGCAGATGAGAAAAAGACCAGCCTGGCAGATATTTTTGAAGAAGGAGAACAGGCAAACACCGTAGCAGTGGCAGAGGATGGGGCCAGTTGCTCAGCTGCTGTCCTGAGCACTTTTGACCACTTAGCTCTTGGTCAGATTGGTTGCTCTGAGGACCTACAATCAGATAAGAACTATCTGGCTTCTGTTCTCGAGGATATACCTCTGGATTACAGTTGTGGTCTCACAGGTGAGAGTGCTGTAGGTGAGCTGACAAACAGAACTGCTCAGGGGCTGGAGGGTCTCGTTTCCAACTTAGAATGTACTGTCGGTCCTAGTGATTCAGAGCAGCTCTCTGACACAGATTCAGTGCAGATGTTTCTTGAACTTGAAAAGGAGTGTTTATGTGAAGAAGGAGTAACTCCTCTGGCTGAGCTGGAGAATCAAGCCTCTTCCGAAGGGCTGGCCCCATCCCAGGCTGCAGAAAATGCACTTGTAATTAGTCATTTTCCAGGGGCTGCCTTAGAAGAGGAACACATAGGCCTTTTAGATGTAAGGGTGAAAGACTCTGATACTGGAttgaattatgaatattttaatgccCTGGATTCTTCTCAGGTGCCTGATGCTATGGAACTTATTGTCTACTCTAATACCAAGAGAGACACTTCCATTGCTAGTGAGGAGGAGCGTGAAAAAGTGCCTTCTAGCCCCAAGACTGCAGGGGAATTTAAGTTCAGACACCCAGCTGATCTGGAGTCACTGGGAAAGCTGGACCCAGGAGGACTGCCCAACTCCGATCACAGGGCTTCCCAGGAAGACAACTTATTAGGCTTTGTAGCTGAGCTGGCCAAAGAAAATGGCAGTTTGTCCCAGGTAGACTGCAGTCCCTCTGAGGGCAATGTTGACGAGTATGTTGAGAGGGTCCCCCTCAATTGTGCTTTTAGCTATGAACTAACAGATGTTACCTCAGGATCCGAAGTAGAGGTGTTCTCATATGGTTCACATTTACTAACAGATGAGATTCATTTGGAAAGTGAGAAAGGAGCTATTAATCAAGAAAATAGCAGTCTGACTTCCTTGGGAAATGTGGATCCTTGTGAATTGTCCAAGGACAAAGTGTGTgatgaggatggggaggggcaagagCTGAGCTACGAAGACAAGCTTTTGGAGGACCAAGCCCCAGCACACGTTCACAGAGCCTTCCCGGAGCAGATCTTCCAGGATTTCCAGAAGTCCGCAGAGTCAGATACTCTGAATCTGCCCCTGCTAGTTGGTGGCCTA GGACATAGCAGAGGTGGAGTGGAAGCTGTAAATGATTCAAAGCCCAAGCTGAATGTGGCCTCGTCAGAAGGCGAGGAGACAGAAATGAGAGATTCAGAATCGTTGCTGAGTATCTTTCTGGAGGAACAAGTTACCGAGGCCAGTAGTACTGAACGAGTTTTGGAGGAATGGATACCTGTCCCACGGAAGCCTGCCCCAGCTGCTGCAGTGCCCACTCCAGAAGATGCCCTAGATGCTGCAGTGCTCGTCCCAGCGGCCCATGTCCCGGTTGCTGCGGCGCTTGCCCCAGAGGGAGCTGCTGGGACTGCTGCAGTGCCTTTCCCGGAGGCAGACGTCCCAGTTGTTCCGGGGGCTGCCATAGAGGCACATGTCCCTGTTGTTTCAGTGGTCACTGTAGAGAAGGATGTCCCGGCTGCTGCCCCAGCTGTTGCAGTGCCTGCTTCTGAAGGGACTGCTCCAGCTGCTGCAGTGCCCACCGCAAGGGATGACATCCCAGAGGGATCTGTCACCCCGGCTGCTGCAGTGCCCACCCCGGAGGATCCTGTCACCCCAGCTGTTAGAGTGCCCACCCCGGAGGATCCTGTCACTCTAGCTGATAGAGTGCCCACCCCAGAGGAGCCTGTCACCCCAGCCTCTGTAGTGCCCACCCCGGAGGATCCTGTCACCCCAGCTGTTAGAGTGCCCACCCCGGAGGTTCCTGTCACTCTAGCTGATAGAGTGCCCACCCCAGAGGAGCCTGTCACCCCAGCCTCTGTAGTGCCCACCCCGGAGGAGCCTGTCACCCCAGCTGTTAGAGTGCCCACCCCGGAGGTTCCTGTCACTCTAGCTGATAGAGTGCCCACCCCAGAGGAGCCTGTCACCCCAGCCTCTGTAGTGCCCACCCCGGAGGAGCCTGTCACCCCAGCTGTTAGAGTGCCCACCCCGGAGGTTCCTGTCACTCTAGCTGATAGAGTGCCCACCCCAGAGGAGCCTGTCACCCCAGCCTCTGTAGTGCCCACCCCGGAGGAGCCTGTCACCCCAGCTGTTAGAGTGCCCACCCCGGAGGTTCCTGTCACTCTAGCTGATAGAGTGCCCACCCCAGAGGAGCCTGTCACCCCAGCCTCTGTAGTGCCCACCCCGGAGGAGCCTGTCACCCCAGCTGTTAGAGTGCCCACCCCGGAGGTTCCTGTCACTCTAGCTGATAGAGTGCCCACCCCAGAGGAGCCTGTCACCCCAGCCTCTGTAGTGCCCACCCCGGAGGAGCCTGTCACCCCAGCTGTTAGAGTGCCCACCCCGGAGGTTCCTGTCACTCTAGCTGATAGAGTGCCCACCCCAGAGGAGCCTGTCACCCCAGCCTCTGTAGTGCCCACCCCGGAGGAGCCTGTCACCCCAGCTGCTGCAGTGCCCACCGCAACGGATGACATCCCAGAGGGATCTGTCACCCCGGCTGCTGCAGTGCCCACCCCAGAAGATCCTGTCACCCCAGAGGAGCCTGTCACCCCGGCTGCTGCAGTGCCCAC CCCGGAGGATCCTGTCACCCCAGCTGTTAGAGTGCCCACCCCGGAGGATCCTGTCACTCTAGCTGATAGAGTGCCCACCCCAGAGGAGCCTGTCACCCCAGCCTCTGTAGTGCCCACCCCGGAGGATCCTGTCACCCCAGCTGTTAGAGTGCCCACCCCGGAGGATCCTGTCACTCTAGCTGATAGAGTGCCCACCCCAGAGGAGCCTGTCACCCCAGCCTCTGTAGTGCCCACCCCGGAGGATCCTGTCACCCCAGCTGTTAGAGTGCCCACCCCGGAGGATCCTGTCACTCTAGCTGATAGAGTGCCCACCCCAGAGGAGCCTGTCACCCCAGCCTCTGTAGTGCCCACCCCGGAGGATCCTGTCACCCCAGCTGTTAGAGTGCCCACCCCGGAGGATCCTGTCACTCTAGCTGATAGAGTGCCCACCCCAGAGGAGCCTGTCACCCCAGCCTCTGTAGTGCCCACCCCGGAGGATCCTGTCACCCCAGCTGTTAGAGTGCCCACCCCGGAGGATCCTGTCACTCTAGCTGATAGAGTGCCCACCCCAGAGGAGCCTGTCACCCCAGCCTCTGTAGTGCCCACCCCGGAGGATCCTGTCACCCCAGCTGTTAGAGTGCCCACCCCGGAGGTTCCTGTCACTCTAGCTGATAGAGTGCCCACCCCAGAGGAGCCTGTCACCCCAGCCTCTGTAGTGCCCACCCCGGAGGAGCCTGTCACCCCAGCTGCTGCAGTGCCCACCGCAACGGATGACATCCCAGAGGGATCTGTCACCCCGGCTGCTGCAGTGCCCACCCCAGAAGATCCTGTCACCCCAGAGGAGCCTGTCACCCCGGCTGCTGCAGTGCCCACCCCAGAGGAGCCTGTCACCCCAGCTGATAGAGTGCCCACCCCAGAGGAGCCTGTCACCCCAGCTGCTGCAGTGCCCACCCCTGAGGagcctgcagccccagctgatAGAGCGCCCACCCCAGAGGAGCCTATCACCCCAGCTGATAGAGCGCCCACCCCGGAGGAGCCTATCACCCCAGCTGATAGAGCGCCCACCCCGGAGGAGCCAATCACCCCAGCTGTTAGAGCTCCCACCCCGGAGgcacctgcagccccagctgCTGCAGTGCCTGCTGTTGAGGAAGTATTCCCTGCTGGTGTACCCTTCCTGGGAGATACTGCCCACACTGATCCAGTGCCTATCTCAGAAGAAGGAGCTCCTGTTCTAGAGGAGGCTTCCCCCGCTAGAATGTGGATCAAGGAGGACCTTGATTCCCCAGGATTTGGAATAAAAGAGGTGACTGGCACAGGGCTGCATGGGAAAGTGCCTCTGGCTGCAACTGATGGATTAAATTCAAATGAGGTAATTGTTGCTCATTTCGTTGGGAAAGGATCTGGGGAGTAA